The genomic segment TATCGGTTCAGCGTTATCACGCACACAATTCTTGAGAACACGAAGCGTCCGCTCAAGTCGTGGTTCAAAATCGGATACTTAATGCTGACCTCGAAGAAAGGTATCAGCGCTCTACAGATTCATCGAATGATGTATGGATCGAAGCATCTGAACAATTATCACACGACTTGGTATCAGTGTATGCGCCTTCGCTCGGCGATGAAGGATTCGCAATGGGAAAAGCTAATGGGCGTGGTCGAGGTCGATGAGGTTTACC from the Candidatus Binataceae bacterium genome contains:
- a CDS encoding IS1595 family transposase; this translates as MNKETGEVFVCNKQNGYRFSVITHTILENTKRPLKSWFKIGYLMLTSKKGISALQIHRMMYGSKHLNNYHTTWYQCMRLRSAMKDSQWEKLMGVVEVDEVYLGGKERNKHVGQRQRGNQGKKGKVEVIGAIARKGNVVCQMVEETDFSTYNDFVR